A window of Diadema setosum chromosome 2, eeDiaSeto1, whole genome shotgun sequence contains these coding sequences:
- the LOC140246161 gene encoding uncharacterized protein, protein MAARVQSLLSTFLNSEIIIKYIWPTPLQQDTSLYISFIAERNVARKRRSAESSQSSNSSLVAVADLKSAIEDNLGNFTALSNGTSITITEGFPSAIAQLIPGLEQSTTENITNVASIDITTTEMAATNVVATNVATTDVATTDAATTDAATTKAATTDAATTKAATTDAATTKAATTKAATTDAATTDAATTNLVTTKRATTDRATTNSATTNSATTNVATTVAATGTATGMAAPKMTTSVVATTNTETAVILTTRKSDVFNFFSNPGLFISLVVIATISIIIIIVGLIYLLCDRRRGRSGEYITNHSPRNSDLELGFDNPVMAENDKAVPNGNGAHLLSVKADLDSDMIVPYDNFTQEELMNYEVEDTHL, encoded by the exons ATGGCTGCCAGAGTCCAGTCACTGTTGAGCACATTTCTGAATTCTGAGATCATCATCAAGTACATCTGGCCGACTCCTCTGCAGCAGGATACATCGCTTTATATCTCCTTCATTGCCGAGAGGAATGTTGCAAGAAAGCGCAGGTCAGCTGAGTCATCTCAGTCAT CAAACTCATCCTTGGTGGCAGTAGCTGACTTAAAGAGTGCCATAGAGGATAACCTTGGCAATTTCACAGCATTG TCAAATGGGACATCGATAACTATCACTGAAGGGTTTCCCAGTGCCATTGCACAACTGATACCAGGGCTGGAGCAATCAACCACTGAGAATATCACCAATGTAGCGAGCATAGATATTACAACCACAGAAATGGCTGCCACCAATGTGGTAGCCACCAATGTGGCAACTACTGATGTGGCAACAACCGATGCAGCAACAACCGATGCAGCAACAACCAAAGCAGCAACAACCGATGCAGCAACAACCAAAGCAGCAACAACCGATGCAGCAACAACCAAAGCAGCAACAACCAAAGCAGCAACAACCGATGCAGCAACAACCGATGCAGCAACAACCAATTTGGTTACCACCAAGAGGGCAACCACTGACAGGGCAACTACCAACTCAGCAACTACCAACTCAGCAACTACCAATGTGGCAACCACTGTGGCAGCCACCGGGACAGCCACAGGCATGGCCGCCCCCAAAATGACCACCAGTGTTGTGGCGACCACCAATACTGAAACCGCCGTAATTTTAACCACCCGCAAGTCGGACGTCTTTAACTTCTTCAGCAACCCTGGCCTCTTTATATCTCTGGTTGTCATTGCcaccatcagcatcatcatcatcattgtcggCCTCATCTACCTCCTATGTGATAGGAGGCGAGGCCGCAGTGGGGAGTACATCACCAACCACAGCCCCCGAAACAGTGACCTGGAGTTGGGCTTCGACAACCCTGTCATGGCAGAGAACGATAAAGCAGTTCCCAATGGCAACGGGGCGCATCTACTCAGCGTCAAAGCAGACTTGGATTCGGACATGATTGTACCCTACGACAACTTTACCCAAGAGGAACTGATGAACTATGAGGTTGAAGATACGCATTTGTAG
- the LOC140238301 gene encoding uncharacterized protein, with protein MTTQVAATSVITAVVPDTTIPGSIDLASTPESRTIHQGMTTQVAESTVVTTATSSTAHSRAEAQPSPSELETTNMVMTTQIAGTSIVTAVVPDTTFPENKGLTSTTESGIIDRGMTTEVVATAIVTTPTPSTAHATTETQTVPSELETSQAGTTSQVEATSIITAVVSDTASPESKALVSTSEPGPTTQVLATSNVTTPIPSSATSGSETALSTLKPETTLLLTTEVAATSYITTAIPSSPTSESNTAFSTLEPETTHLLETTQVGTITDIATTILTSASFETTNVLTTTQVAATSDATSTIPSTVPHDTSIPPSTSESTRNITVTPKYRSGGRGDSSVILRSSPSQVPTRGKTTTLPETTTESSATSTVTSETGLRQVNMSDLTEDEKDKILTLTFSGVSL; from the exons ATGACAACTCAAGTTGCAGCAACTTCTGTTATCACAGCTGTGGTTCCAGATACAACTATTCCTGGGAGCATAGACTTAGCATCCACTCCAGAGTCTAGGACTATACACCAAGGGATGACAACCCAAGTTGCAGAATCTACTGTTGTCACAACCGCAACTTCTAGCACAGCCCACTCCAGAGCAGAAGCTCAGCCTTCCCCTTCAGAGCTGGAGACAACTAACATGGTGATGACGACTCAAATTGCAGGAACTTCCATTGTCACGGCTGTGGTTCCAGATACAACCTTTCCTGAAAACAAAGGTTTAACATCCACCACAGAGTCTGGGATTATAGACCGGGGAATGACAACCGAGGTTGTAGCAACTGCCATTGTCACAACACCAACTCCCAGCACAGCCCATGCCACAACAGAAACTCAAACAGTCCCTTCTGAGCTTGAGACATCTCAAGCAGGAACTACATCACAAGTTGAGGCAACTTCTATCATCACAGCTGTAGTTTCAGATACAGCTTCTCCTGAAAGCAAAGCTCTTGTTTCCACATCAGAGCCTGGGCCAACAACACAAGTTCTAGCAACTAGCAATGTCACAACTCCTATTCCTAGCTCAGCCACTTCTGGAAGTGAAACTGCATTATCCACTTTAAAGCCTGAGACAACACTCCTACTAACTACAGAAGTTGCAGCAACTAGTTATATCACAACTGCAATTCCAAGCTCACCCACTTCAGAAAGCAACACTGCATTTTCCACTTTAGAACCTGAGACAACACACCTGTTAGAAACAACACAAGTTGGAACAATTACTGATATTGCAACCACAATTCTCACCTCAGCCAGTTTTGAGACAACCAATGTACTGACCACAACACAAGTTGCAGCAACAAGTGATGCCACAAGTACAATTCCTAGCACAGTCCCTCATGATACAAGTATTCCACCTTCCACTTCTGAGTCAACACGTAACATCACAGTAACACCAAAATATCGATCAGGAGGCCGAGGTGACTCTTCAGTAATACTGCGTTCAAGTCCATCTCAGGTGCCAACAAGAGGCAAAACAACAACTCTGCCTGAAACTACAACGGAATCTTCAGCCACATCTACAGTAACCTCAGAA ACAGGACTCAGACAAGTCAATATGAGTGATCTGACAGAAGATGAGAAGGACAAAATCTTGACACTAACCTTTTCTGGTGTCAGC CTGTAG